In Sorghum bicolor cultivar BTx623 chromosome 8, Sorghum_bicolor_NCBIv3, whole genome shotgun sequence, one genomic interval encodes:
- the LOC8064112 gene encoding ureide permease 2, translating into MYLVKDISGAIGLMAVALVLLGTWPVVLAVLERRGRLPQHTFLDFSVTNFLAAVLVALTFGQIGPDTPETPNFLTQLAQVQNNWPSVLFAMAGGVTLSLGTLATQYGWAFVGLSVTEVMASSLKVVIGTTLNYFLDGRINKAEILFPGVGCFLIAAILGSLVHASNAADNQEKLANSLAKYSKNTRKNTADDEDLTKHLLNKEIPKDPEAAKPDAADQATEAPEKVEAGTAEFLVNLEEKRSIKVLGSHTLLGLGIVVFAGVFYALFAPALNLSTNDQWHALPAGVPHLVVYTAYFYFSLACLAVSAALNVWLLYRPIMAGVPASSTVSAYLRDGGEGRAPAMLAGMVCGLGNAFTFMAGQAAGYAAADSVQALPLVSTFWGVVLFGEYRRSSRRTYTLLASMLLMFTVAMVLLMASSNHRKPL; encoded by the exons ATGTACCTGGTGAAGGACATTAGCGGCGCCATCGGGCTGATGGCGGTGGCGTTGGTGCTCCTGGGCACCTGGCCGGTTGTCCTGGCGGTGCTAGAGCGGCGGGGCCGGCTGCCGCAGCACACGTTCCTTGACTTCTCCGTCACCAACTTCCTGGCCGCCGTGCTCGTCGCGCTCACCTTCGGCCAGATCGGCCCCGACACGCCGGAGACGCCCAACTTCCTCACCCAGCTCGCTCAGGTTCAG AACAACTGGCCTTCGGTGTTGTTCGCGATGGCGGGCGGCGTCACCCTCAGCCTGGGGACACTTGCCACGCAGTACGGCTGGGCGTTCGTCGGCCTTTCCGTCACTGAAGTCATGGCCTCAAGCCTCAAGGTCGTTATAG GGACGACGCTCAACTATTTCCTCGACGGCCGGATCAACAAGGCAGAGATCCTCTTCCCCGGTGTCGGCTGCTTCCTGATTGCGGCCATCCTTGGGTCACTTGTCCACGCTTCCAATGCCGCCGACAACCAGGAAAAGCTGGCAAACTCCTTGGCGAAGTACAGCAAAAATACAAG GAAGAACACTGCAGACGATGAGGATCTCACCAAACACCTCCTTAACAAAG AGATACCAAAGGATCCAGAAGCTGCAAAGCCGGATGCAGCAGATCAGGCTACTGAGGCCCCGGAGAAAGTAGAGGCAGGAACGGCAGAGTTCCTGGTTAACCTGGAGGAGAAGAGATCGATTAAA GTGCTGGGTTCGCACACGCTGCTGGGCCTCGGGATCGTGGTGTTCGCGGGCGTCTTCTACGCGCTGTTCGCGCCGGCGCTGAACCTGTCGACCAACGACCAGTGGCACGCGCTCCCCGCCGGCGTGCCGCACCTGGTGGTGTACACGGCCTACTTCTACTTCTCCCTCGCCTGCCTCGCCGTCAGCGCGGCGCTCAACGTGTGGCTCCTGTACCGGCCCATCATGGCCGGCGTGCCGGCGAGCTCCACCGTGTCCGCGTACCTCCGGGACGGCGgcgagggcagggcgcccgcgaTGCTGGCGGGGATGGTGTGCGGGCTCGGGAACGCCTTCACGTTCATGGCGGGGCAGGCGGCCGGGTACGCCGCCGCCGACTCCGTGCAGGCGCTGCCGCTCGTCAGCACCTTCTGGGGCGTCGTGCTGTTCGGCGAGTACCGCCGGTCGTCAAGACGCACGTACACGCTGCTGGCCAGCATGCTGCTCATGTTCACCGTCGCCATGGTCCTCCTCATGGCTTCCTCCAACCACAGGAAGCCGCTCTGA